A genomic segment from Asterias amurensis chromosome 6, ASM3211899v1 encodes:
- the LOC139938059 gene encoding peroxisomal sarcosine oxidase-like, with the protein MVEWDCVVVGAGIEGSSTAYQLALKGCKTLLIEQFPLGHSRGSSHGHSRITRYAYVQKHFSEMMPECFKIWAQLERDSNTKLYRKEGLLVIDEPPYSNLNMVKGALDSINHKYTALTSSEICRKYPGVSVAPDTKGIIEHDGGILLADSCLRAMQTQFLKHGGTIRDSEKVLQVIPGDIVTIVTNKGRHQAKNVVLTPGPWASKMLRPLGLDPPLKVWRLDVCYWQEKIPGQFDNFPVFIAYGTGNHYYALPSEEYSGLVKVCDHNEHELIDPDARDAPSSDHQLREALIKKFIQKFFPGLHDTPAIVERCIYSFTPDESFYLDTHPKYPNIVIGCGFSGHGFKLSPVVGKVLSELVMGTKPSYDLSMFRLSRFPNGPLAKL; encoded by the exons ATGGTGGAATGGGATTGTGTGGTTGTGGGGGCTGGTATTGAGGGCTCGTCTACTGCTTATCAACTTGCCCTGAAAGGTTGCAAAACACTCCTGATTGAGCAG tttcccCTCGGACATAGCAGAGGCAGCTCCCACGGTCACTCTCGCATCACCCGCTATGCCTACGTTCAGAAACACTTCTCTGAGATGATGCCAGAATGCTTCAAGATTTGGGCTCAGCTGGAACGAGACAGCAACACCAAGCTCTACAG AAAAGAGGGCTTGCTGGTCATTGATGAGCCACCCTACAGCAATCTTAACATGGTTAAAGGAGCACTGGACAGCATAAACCACAAGTACACTGCGTTGACATCATCGGAGATATGCCGTAAATACCCTGGAGTTTCTGTAGCCCCGGATACCAAAGGCATCATAGAGCACGATGGGGGTATTCTACTGGCTGATAGCTGTTTGAGAGCCATGCAG ACCCAGTTTCTAAAGCATGGTGGCACAATCAGAGACTCGGAGAAGGTCCTTCAGGTCATACCCGGTGACATTGTCACCATAGTGACAAACAAAGGACGACATCAAGCCAAGAATGTTGTTCTGACACCAGGACCATGGGCTTCTAAGATGCTGAGACCACTTGGGCTTGATCCTCCACTAAAG GTGTGGAGATTAGATGTGTGCTACTGGCAAGAGAAGATACCCGGCCAGTTTGATAATTTCCCTGTATTCATTGCGTATGGAACAGGAAACCATTACTATGCTTTACCAAGTGAAGAATACTCTGGACTTGTGAAG GTGTGCGATCACAATGAGCATGAACTAATAGACCCTGATGCTAGGGACGCACCTTCCAGTGACCATCAGCTCAGAGAGGCGTTAATCAAGAAGTTCATTCAGAAATTCTTTCCTGGCTTACATGATACGCCCGCTATCGTGGAGAGATGTATCTATTCG TTTACGCCAGATGAGAGTTTTTATCTGGACACTCATCCCAAGTATCCTAATATAGTTATAGGCTGCGGTTTTTCAG GTCATGGTTTCAAGCTGTCTCCGGTTGTTGGTAAAGTACTCAGCGAATTAGTAATGGGAACAAAGCCGAGCTACGATCTCTCAATGTTCAGACTGTCTCGATTCCCCAACGGCCCACTAGCTAAGCTTTAG
- the LOC139938047 gene encoding RILP-like protein 1 isoform X2 — MAMATELQRDNQRLKSQLSEKEGIVDREKAHEKEALQVLYQLKETVDAQRDLVRTKDDELRTRTLEVDALQQHVDRLATVTANLRRKNELLNAMAKNFIQEKSELQSKLSAIGKETSAEHQGTGSRDGVVKEGLQKSAEDGATGMVPPASNEEPMNMKGKMIIDLSDPDRPRFTLHELQTVLAERDELKLDVMELEDELEQYRPKRDDRHLSDADSQERRGSNASKNKGEPSGIKKLFSFLFRKNPSKSTSTSLEENTWEFLEKPAKGSHLTLPADIDQRSRALSGPTPASIEVQEESLSREQRSCSYHGPPVKILEKKTSRQQEMTMIVRTDSDNLVEVSQDVTSMFNQKRQDAVRTTVLVDITPVPTVLGSPNSQPASRNNCNNSNSDVSCEEVASPKATGEVTGQGSNIKVLVDNNENENTEFEV, encoded by the exons ATGGCAATGGCTACTGAACTGCAGAGGGATAACCAAAGGTTGAAATCACAGCTCAGTGAGAAAGAAGGAATCGTCGACAGAGAAAAAG CTCATGAGAAGGAGGCTTTACAGGTTCTTTACCAGCTCAAGGAGACGGTGGATGCTCAAAGAGATCTCGTAAGAACCAAAGATGATGAGCTTAGGACAAGAACTTTGGAGGTTGACGCT TTGCAGCAACATGTTGATAGATTGGCGACCGTGACCGCCAACCTCAGACGTAAAAACGAACTCCTCAACGCCATGGCCAAGAACTTCATCCAAGAGAAGTCAGAACTGCAGTCCAAGCTAAGCGCCATCGGTAAGGAGACGTCGGCAGAGCATCAAGGGACTGGCAGTAGAGACGGCGTCGTCAAAGAGGGTCTTCAGAAGAGTGCTGAGGATGGTGCAACTGGAATGGTCCCACCTGCTTCTAAT GAGGAGCCTATGAACATGAAAGGCAAGATGATCATTGACCTGTCCGATCCGGATAGACCTCGCTTCACATTGCATGAACTCCAGACCGTCTTAGCAGAGAGAGACGAACTCAAGTTGGACGTCATGGAGTTAGAAGATGAACTAGAGCAGTACAG ACCCAAACGAGATGATAGACATTTAAGTGACGCTGACAGTCAAGAGAGGAGAGGCTCAAATGCAAGCAAGAACAAAGGGGAGCCGTCAGGCATCAAGAAATT GTTTTCCTTTCTCTTCCGGAAAAATCCCTCAAAGTCAACTAGCACCAGCCTGGAGGAAAATACTTGGGAGTTTTTGGAAAAGCCGGCCAAAGGATCACATCTGACACTCCCCGCCGATATTGACCAGAGGTCTCGAGCTCTCTCAGGTCCGACACCCGCATCCATCGAAGTCCAGGAGGAATCCCTATCCAGGGAACAACGATCTTGCAGCTACCATGGACCCCCTGTCAAGATTTTAGAGAAGAAGACCTCTAGGCAGCAAGAGATGACGATGATTGTAAGGACGGACAGCGATAACTTGGTGGAGGTCAGCCAAGACGTGACGTCGATGTTTAATCAAAAGCGCCAGGACGCTGTCCGCACAACGGTTTTGGTAGATATAACCCCCGTCCCAACGGTTTTAGGAAGTCCCAATTCCCAACCCGCCAGTCGCAATAACTGTAATAATAGCAACTCAGATGTCAGTTGTGAAGAGGTAGCCTCCCCAAAGGCAACTGGGGAGGTTACAGGTCAAGGGTCAAATATAAAGGTTCTAGTTGATAACAACGAAAATGAGAATACAGAATTTgaagtttaa
- the LOC139938047 gene encoding RILP-like protein 1 isoform X1, with product MSTDITVIGVYESAAAIGRDLEKLIDAVGSDLVAEVMPKVISVLEQLETCVKQRENENSELHKMQEELRRVKQEGAIATEDNLRLIVNVKELDAQRQKEIRDWMAMATELQRDNQRLKSQLSEKEGIVDREKAHEKEALQVLYQLKETVDAQRDLVRTKDDELRTRTLEVDALQQHVDRLATVTANLRRKNELLNAMAKNFIQEKSELQSKLSAIGKETSAEHQGTGSRDGVVKEGLQKSAEDGATGMVPPASNEEPMNMKGKMIIDLSDPDRPRFTLHELQTVLAERDELKLDVMELEDELEQYRPKRDDRHLSDADSQERRGSNASKNKGEPSGIKKLFSFLFRKNPSKSTSTSLEENTWEFLEKPAKGSHLTLPADIDQRSRALSGPTPASIEVQEESLSREQRSCSYHGPPVKILEKKTSRQQEMTMIVRTDSDNLVEVSQDVTSMFNQKRQDAVRTTVLVDITPVPTVLGSPNSQPASRNNCNNSNSDVSCEEVASPKATGEVTGQGSNIKVLVDNNENENTEFEV from the exons ATGAGTACCGACATCACAGTGATCGGAGTCTACGAATCCGCCGCTGCAATCGGCAGAGATTTAGAGAAACTCATTGATGCGGTCGGGAGTGACTTGGTGGCGGAGGTGATGCCCAAAGTTATCAGCGTCCTTGAGCAACTGGAGACGTGCGTAAAACAACGGGAAAATGAGAACAGCGAACTGCACAAGATGCAGGAAGAGTTGAGACGGGTGaagcaagagggcgctattgcaaCTGAAGATAACCTGCGACTGATCGTG AATGTGAAGGAGCTTGACGCTCAGAGGCAGAAGGAGATCCGAGACTGGATGGCAATGGCTACTGAACTGCAGAGGGATAACCAAAGGTTGAAATCACAGCTCAGTGAGAAAGAAGGAATCGTCGACAGAGAAAAAG CTCATGAGAAGGAGGCTTTACAGGTTCTTTACCAGCTCAAGGAGACGGTGGATGCTCAAAGAGATCTCGTAAGAACCAAAGATGATGAGCTTAGGACAAGAACTTTGGAGGTTGACGCT TTGCAGCAACATGTTGATAGATTGGCGACCGTGACCGCCAACCTCAGACGTAAAAACGAACTCCTCAACGCCATGGCCAAGAACTTCATCCAAGAGAAGTCAGAACTGCAGTCCAAGCTAAGCGCCATCGGTAAGGAGACGTCGGCAGAGCATCAAGGGACTGGCAGTAGAGACGGCGTCGTCAAAGAGGGTCTTCAGAAGAGTGCTGAGGATGGTGCAACTGGAATGGTCCCACCTGCTTCTAAT GAGGAGCCTATGAACATGAAAGGCAAGATGATCATTGACCTGTCCGATCCGGATAGACCTCGCTTCACATTGCATGAACTCCAGACCGTCTTAGCAGAGAGAGACGAACTCAAGTTGGACGTCATGGAGTTAGAAGATGAACTAGAGCAGTACAG ACCCAAACGAGATGATAGACATTTAAGTGACGCTGACAGTCAAGAGAGGAGAGGCTCAAATGCAAGCAAGAACAAAGGGGAGCCGTCAGGCATCAAGAAATT GTTTTCCTTTCTCTTCCGGAAAAATCCCTCAAAGTCAACTAGCACCAGCCTGGAGGAAAATACTTGGGAGTTTTTGGAAAAGCCGGCCAAAGGATCACATCTGACACTCCCCGCCGATATTGACCAGAGGTCTCGAGCTCTCTCAGGTCCGACACCCGCATCCATCGAAGTCCAGGAGGAATCCCTATCCAGGGAACAACGATCTTGCAGCTACCATGGACCCCCTGTCAAGATTTTAGAGAAGAAGACCTCTAGGCAGCAAGAGATGACGATGATTGTAAGGACGGACAGCGATAACTTGGTGGAGGTCAGCCAAGACGTGACGTCGATGTTTAATCAAAAGCGCCAGGACGCTGTCCGCACAACGGTTTTGGTAGATATAACCCCCGTCCCAACGGTTTTAGGAAGTCCCAATTCCCAACCCGCCAGTCGCAATAACTGTAATAATAGCAACTCAGATGTCAGTTGTGAAGAGGTAGCCTCCCCAAAGGCAACTGGGGAGGTTACAGGTCAAGGGTCAAATATAAAGGTTCTAGTTGATAACAACGAAAATGAGAATACAGAATTTgaagtttaa